The following DNA comes from Bryobacteraceae bacterium.
CTCGAGAAGGAACTCTACCGGTTCACGCGGTTCCACTACGAAGCCGCAGCGGAGCTGGCCCGGGCGCGGTGAGCGGCGTGGAACGGAGATCCGACGCCGATTTCATCCGCGACACCGATCCGCAGGCGCTCGAACGTTTCTTCGAGATCCAGCGCCAGAAGCCGCTGGAACAAAAACTGTCCGACGTGTTTGACCTGAGCGAAGGACTTCTGGAAGCCACGAAGGCTGGAGTCCGGCTGCGGTTCCCTGAGGCTCCCGAGCGCGAGGTGTTTCTCCGTGCTATCGCCACCCGCCTTCCCCGCGAACTGATGATCGCGGCCTACGGTTGGGATCCGGCGCTGCATGAGTAGCCTCCGTGAGGCGGCCGCGGCTCTAATCGGTACGCTGGAGCGCCTGGGTTTCCGCTACGCGATTGGCGGCAGTTTCGCGAGTTCGCTGCACGGCGTGGCCCGCGCGACCCAGGATATCGATCTGGTTGTGGACCTTCCGCTCCCGCGAGTCCGCGAGTTGTACTCAGCCGTAGCCGCCGACTTCTACGCCGACGAGGAAACGATGCTGGATGCGATTCGCCGGGGCCGGCCCTTCAACCTGATTCATCTGGCGTCCGGCTTGAAATTCGACATCTTCGCGGCGTCGGCCCACCCGATCGGCCGGGAGCAACTGTCGCACCGGCTTCGGCTGGCGACGGCGCTACTCGGAGGCGATCCGCTCGAGGTCCAGGTGGTCTCCGCCGAGGACATCGTGCTGGCGAAACTCCTCTGGTACCGGGATGGCGGTGAGGTCTCGGAGCGGCAATGGAACGATCTCGTGAATCTGATGCAGATCCAGAGAAACCGGCTGGACCTCGAATACCTGAGGGCCCAAGCGGAACGGCTGGGGGTCGCCACGCTGCTCAACCGTCTGGCGGATCAGCGATGAGTCTTACCGTTCCTGACCCCGCCTCGGCTTCCAACGCCGCAGTTCCCGCAACGCATCCTTAGCCACCCACCGCGCCGCGCGCGAGTCGATCTCCGCAATCCGCTCGGCTTCCGCGATTGCAGCTGCATTCAACGCCGGGTTTCGTTTCCCGATCTGCCGAAGCGCCCAGTTCACGGCCTTCTTCACAAAGTTCCGCTCGTCGGTCGCCTCGCGGCGGATCAGCGGCAGAAAACGCCGAAATATCGCGTCCGGAGCGCTTTTGTCATGCACCGCCATCGCCGCCACAACGGCGAATCCGGCGCGCTTCACGAACTCCTCGTCGCGGCCCGCCCACTCTCGCGCCTTCTCCCATGCCCAGTCGGTCTTGTCGAAGAGGTGGTAACAGGCGGCGTCGCACACGGCCCAGTTATCGAAGTCCCGCACCCAGCGGGCGGCCACGGCCCCCGTGACCTTGTCCGGTTCGGCGACGAAACACGCCAGCACTCGCGCCTCATGGATTCCTGTTTTCCAGAGTTGCTCGGCCAGTTTCTGATCCCGCCCAATCGGCTTCGCCAGCCTCCGGAGCGTGGTGACGCTGATTCCCAACGTGTTCTTCGATACGATTCCGAACCGCGCCATTCCGGCGACATTGCGCGGGTCGCCGATTCCGCGCAGCTCCTCGACGATCGCGGCCACGCGGGCCGTCATTTCGCCGCGACCACGCGGAACCGCACCTCCATCTCATCCTGAGTCCCCACCAGTCCGAGCGCGGCCTTCGGCGGCTTGATCCCGTAGTCGGTGAGCTTCACCTTCGACGTCCCATCAAGGGTCAGCCGGGCGCCCTCGCCGCCGAGCTTCACCGTGACCACCGCCGGCTTCGCGATCCCGCGGATTGTGAGCGTCCCATGGACGCCGAAAGACCCGTCCGGGGCCTTCCCGGTGGAGGACGACTTGAAGGTTATCTTGGAATGCTTCTCCGCTTCGAGGCCGTTTTTTCCGAGCGCCTCGTCGCGAATATCCTTCAATTGCCCCTGCTTGACCCAATCGTCCTTCACCACCATACTTCCGGATTCAACCGCGAACTCCACGCTCGATTTCTCGGGCGCGGCCGCGTCGTACTCGAGTTTCCCCTGGTACCGCTCGAACAGCAGATCGTGCTTCTTGCCACCCATGATGGGGCCGGTCTTGGTGATGTAGAGCCGAAACTCAGACCCCGCCGCTGGCTGAATGGTGTACGTCTCCGCCGCAGCCAGTCCCACCGATACGATTGCCGCCAGTAACTTCATCATGCCGCCTTGGTTGTCTGAATCTGCACAAGGTTCGCCGCCGTCCCTGCGCGCGTGAACGACAGCACGTCCATCGGGCATACGGAAACGCAGATCCCGCACCCGATACACGATGAATTTCCATTATCGAGCACCTGCTGCTTCAACGCGTGGCTCATCACGTCGATCCCCACCTGACAGTTCCGCGAACACTCGCCGCAGGCGATGCACTTGTCGTTCGAGTAGATCGCGAACCGGCTCGCCTTGAAGCGCGTGAAGACGCCGCTGAAGATGTGCATCAGCTTCGCGAGCGGACACCAGTACCGGCACCATATCTTGCCGCCGAGAAACGGATACAGCGTCACCGGGACGATTCCCACCAGCCAGACGTCGGCGACCAACCGGTACCAGACGAGCGCCGTTGCGTGCGTGGCGCGGAACAACTCCACCGTATCCTTCAACAGCACCATCGCGGTAATGCCGGCCGCCGCGCCGAGCACGGCCCAGTTCATCCACTCCCAGCGAATGCTCGACTTGCCTTTCGGCGCGTTTTGACGCCACCGGTCGCCGAGCGTTTCGGCAAGTCCGCCGCAGCCGCAGATCCATGAGCAGTATCGCTTCCCGTGCCAGAGCGCAAGCAACGGGATGAGCACGAAGGTGAGAATGACGCCCCAAACGATCCAGATCTGGTGCGGCGACCCGAAGAATGTGTAGAAGAAGAGCGGCCACGCATAAACGATGCCGTACGATCGCCACGCCTGCCCGGCGAATACAGGGTCGGCCGCCAGCCGCTCCC
Coding sequences within:
- a CDS encoding nucleotidyl transferase AbiEii/AbiGii toxin family protein is translated as MSSLREAAAALIGTLERLGFRYAIGGSFASSLHGVARATQDIDLVVDLPLPRVRELYSAVAADFYADEETMLDAIRRGRPFNLIHLASGLKFDIFAASAHPIGREQLSHRLRLATALLGGDPLEVQVVSAEDIVLAKLLWYRDGGEVSERQWNDLVNLMQIQRNRLDLEYLRAQAERLGVATLLNRLADQR
- a CDS encoding DNA alkylation repair protein, which translates into the protein MTARVAAIVEELRGIGDPRNVAGMARFGIVSKNTLGISVTTLRRLAKPIGRDQKLAEQLWKTGIHEARVLACFVAEPDKVTGAVAARWVRDFDNWAVCDAACYHLFDKTDWAWEKAREWAGRDEEFVKRAGFAVVAAMAVHDKSAPDAIFRRFLPLIRREATDERNFVKKAVNWALRQIGKRNPALNAAAIAEAERIAEIDSRAARWVAKDALRELRRWKPRRGQER
- a CDS encoding YceI family protein, with amino-acid sequence MMKLLAAIVSVGLAAAETYTIQPAAGSEFRLYITKTGPIMGGKKHDLLFERYQGKLEYDAAAPEKSSVEFAVESGSMVVKDDWVKQGQLKDIRDEALGKNGLEAEKHSKITFKSSSTGKAPDGSFGVHGTLTIRGIAKPAVVTVKLGGEGARLTLDGTSKVKLTDYGIKPPKAALGLVGTQDEMEVRFRVVAAK